The following are from one region of the Etheostoma spectabile isolate EspeVRDwgs_2016 chromosome 2, UIUC_Espe_1.0, whole genome shotgun sequence genome:
- the LOC116706281 gene encoding inositol 1,4,5-trisphosphate receptor-interacting protein — MQDTLLRVFVVALGLLTYPRDDPGVEQWDDITTVGMEKHEERLLRGEELGDEIAPVSEEMMHTDSRGPYRDDSRNIQSEKHTEEDLMSVLEDITVIKHDSEDATDRNSPEADLDPNQPQNSKSESDPALKTSQIDHEQNGNLQLDKKRKQGEEVQTDGFFTDQSRPQGQQEKPEEKGVFNSKEQESPLSHLHTVTSLNSEAIADWEGDYLWYIWNTVSIISLIRFFRKYLGKFSQIKQGEALAFPVTCTTAEMPLPDSETLQRFHSKCIQVSSENKWNEFLEGFAKDLLDAMRTVCDGNNGMVIEDYQIVDVCNIIVPFTPPDTYSFQCLLWNNPVSDLHPDMQACGQIQLIKNKIQNGCPCQSSNSDDMVCLLHCETEDVKMKMTEGCASLLCMKNSHFLSKAQVTRWFQNTIKQAWGQISHKYEFELNIRYIGAPGALIVRFRSGKKISFSMNPVVKVNTNAHFFINDNSPNFDTSWTLSLIGFEDRFLEHISKLIPANSCHRQTLEIAHFLHRRQTALSGSSALEDLHFKVALMHLLLTKDPAQWKPSNLACRLRDLFAFMEKSLKKKQLHHVLIGNPLSQRVIQLPAEFTNADTVNLFHPLVVHNCLYRNAVLHFKEILSNAHMLIQDYVEV, encoded by the coding sequence ATGCAAGATACTCTGTTGAGAGTGTTTGTGGTGGCTCTGGGTCTCCTTACGTATCCAAGGGACGACCCAGGGGTTGAGCAATGGGACGATATCACCACAGTGGGCATGGAAAAGCATGAAGAGAGGCTGCTGAGAGGAGAGGAACTGGGTGACGAAATAGCACCTGTCAGCGAGGAAATGATGCATACTGACAGTAGAGGGCCTTATCGGGATGACTCGAGAAACATTCAGTCTGAGAAACACACTGAAGAAGATCTAATGTCAGTCTTAGAAGATATTACTGTCATCAAACATGATTCTGAAGACGCTACTGATCGCAACTCACCAGAAGCAGATTTGGATCCAAATCAGCCTCAAAACTCTAAAAGTGAATCTGACCCTGCTCTGAAGACTTCACAAATTGACCATGAGCAAAATGGAAATCTACAGCTGGACAAGAAGAGAAAACAGGGAGAAGAAGTCCAGACTGATGGCTTTTTTACAGACCAAAGCAGACCACAAGGGCAACAAGAAAAGCCTGAAGAGAAGGGAGTGTTTAACTCCAAAGAACAAGAATCACCTCTATCACACCTTCACACCGTGACATCACTAAATTCAGAGGCCATTGCTGACTGGGAGGGGGACTATCTCTGGTACATATGGAACACAGTCTCCATCATTTCCCTGATTCGCTTCTTTAGGAAATACCTAGGGAAATTTTCCCAAATTAAACAAGGAGAAGCATTGGCCTTCCCGGTGACCTGCACCACTGCTGAAATGCCACTGCCAGACAGCGAAACTCTGCAGCGATTTCATTCTAAATGTATTCAAGTCTCATCCGAAAATAAGTGGAATGAGTTTTTGGAGGGGTTTGCAAAGGATCTATTGGACGCGATGAGGACTGTCTGTGATGGAAATAATGGTATGGTGATTGAGGACTATCAGATAGTGGATGTGTGCAATATCATTGTCCCCTTTACCCCACCTGATACCTATAGTTTCCAGTGTCTGCTTTGGAACAATCCGGTAAGTGACCTGCATCCAGACATGCAAGCCTGTGGTCAAATCCaactgataaaaaataaaatccaaaatgGCTGCCCCTGCCAGTCTTCCAATTCAGATGATATGGTGTGCTTGCTGCATTGTGAGACTGAGGATGTTAAGATGAAAATGACTGAGGGTTGTGCCAGCCTTCTTTGCATGAAGAACTCCCACTTCCTGTCAAAAGCACAGGTCACTAGATGGTTTCAGAACACCATCAAACAAGCATGGGGACAAATTTCACACAAGTATGAGTTTGAGCTTAACATCCGCTACATTGGTGCTCCAGGAGCTTTGATAGTTAGATTCCGATCAGGGAAGAAGATCAGCTTTAGTATGAATCCTGTGGTTAAAGTCAACACTAATGCTCATTTTTTCATTAATGATAACTCCCCAAACTTTGATACTTCCTGGACACTCTCCCTGATCGGCTTTGAAGACCGTTTTTTAGAACACATCTCTAAACTTATACCTGCAAACTCATGCCACCGTCAAACTCTTGAAATTGCACATTTCCTCCACAGGCGACAGACAGCACTGTCAGGAAGTAGTGCTCTGGAGGATTTGCATTTCAAAGTTGCGCTAATGCATCTGCTTTTGACCAAAGACCCAGCGCAGTGGAAACCCAGCAACCTGGCTTGTAGGCTTCGAGATTTATTTGCCTTCATGGAGAAGAGCCTTAAGAAAAAGCAGCTGCACCATGTTCTTATTGGGAATCCTTTAAGTCAGAGGGTTATTCAACTTCCTGCTGAATTTACTAATGCAGATACTGTGAATCTCTTCCATCCCCTTGTGGTACACAACTGTCTCTACAGAAATGCAGTGCTGCATTTCAAGGAAATCCTTAGTAATGCACACATGTTGATACAGGATTATGTTGAAGTGTAA
- the zp3c gene encoding zona pellucida sperm-binding protein 3 has product MDLRCAVFLLLLFCTAYSYPFRGTAGHSPFVQDPEEEWERMMTAIGNEVDETHAPQNKLFMGASNNGSSTSQAKQVPEYLIASVLEDKVKDFKPGMGAGPLPDWASGMLLKTATTSPTVPARPQLVEILCHVDRLYVRVRKDIFKTNNAHKYLKFGTCPINQGTADHYYFLYLLTADCGFKKESTADYRYVGSVLTYNPTTPVLREMPFDIPMQCKYPRLFHSYKVGFYPKLQGGEIFKSLESHKSLNSKTIFTLTFQNALGFDVTGAQSFNLGETMYFQAKPLSASGNRIYINKCFMTASRNPTSSPKYTVVDNYGCMVDGMMTDQSKFISGTSKVVLRFSVVAAIFKNMVSSASSSQQLYLHCDVSMGPLDPTESSKTCNYDLATKT; this is encoded by the exons atggatctcaggtgtgctgtgtttttgttactGCTGTTTTGTACTGCCTATAGTTATCCGTTCAGAGGTACAGCTGGACATAGCCCGTTCGTGCAAGACCCTGAAGAAGAGTGGGAGAGAATGATGACAGCGATTGGGAATGAAGTGGATGAGACCCATGCACcccaaaataaattatttatggGTGCATCAAATAATGGATCTTCAACATCTCAAGCAAAACAAGTTCCTGAGTATCTAATAGCCTCAGTTTTAGAGGACAAGGTAAAGGATTTCAAGCCAGGAATGGGTGCTGGTCCCCTCCCTGACTGGGCCAGCGGAATGTTGCTTAAGACTGCCACTACTTCTCCGACTGTACCAGCCAGACCACAGCTGGTTGAAATCCTGTGCCACGTTGACAGACTTTATGTAAGAGTCAGGAAAGATATCTTTAAGACTAACAACGCACACAAGTATTTGAAATTTGGCACCTGTCCTATTAACCAAGGTACCGCAGATCATTACTACTTTCTGTACCTTTTGACTGCTGACTGTGGATTTAAGAAGGAG AGTACTGCAGATTATCGCTATGTTGGCAGTGTGCTCACCTACAATCCAACCACTCCAGTTTTAAGAGAAATGCCATTTGACATTCCCATGCAGTGTAAATATCCCAG GTTGTTTCACTCCTATAAAGTTGGCTTCTATCCTAAACTACAGGGAGGTGAAATTTTCAAATCCCTTGAATCCCACAAATCCCTTAACTCAAAAACCATCTTCACCCTTACTTTTCAAAATG CATTGGGGTTCGATGTCACTGGTGCCCAATCTTTCAACTTGGGTGAGACAATGTACTTTCAGGCCAAGCCACTTTCAGCTTCTGGAAATAGAATTTACATCAATAAGTGCTTCATGACAGCCTCCAGAAACCCCACCTCAAGTCCTAAATATACAGTCGTAGACAACTATGG CTGCATGGTTGATGGCATGATGACTGATCAGTCAAAGTTCATCTCTGGTACCTCAAAAGTAGTCCTGAGATTCAGTGTGGTTGCTGCAATTTTCAAGAACATGGTTTCCAGTGCATCTTCATCACAG CAACTCTACCTGCACTGTGATGTATCTATGGGCCCACTTGATCCAACTGAAAGTTCAAAGACTTGTAATTATGATCTTGCTACCAAAACGTGA
- the zgc:175214 gene encoding RING finger protein 122 isoform X1 translates to MEIRHCIHLACPSRGPNCRVGTTDLSYSCYESLLPYRCCSLSASLRLKQQGTREQFSYNEVVLKGASKKLSLLGQTCAVCLEEFRTRDELGVCSCSHAFHKKCLLKWLEIRSVCPMCNKPILRLHTDAPQGAEGPMDPEEV, encoded by the exons ATGGAAATAAGACATTGTATTCATCTTGCGTGCCCTAGCAGGGGTCCCAACTGCCGGGTGGGAACCACtgac ttaagttacAGTTGTTACGAGTCCCTTCTACCATACAGATGttgttctctctctgcctctctaaGGTTGAAACAACAAGGAACAAGGGAGCAGTTCAGCTACAATGAG GTGGTGCTGAAGGGAGCCAGCAAGAAACTGAGCCTTCTCGGA CAAACCTGTGCGGTGTGTCTGGAGGAATTCAGGACCAGAGATGAACTGGGAGTGTGTTCATGCTCACATGCATTTCACAAGAA GTGCCTGCTTAAGTGGCTGGAGATCCGCAGCGTGTGCCCCATGTGTAACAAACCCATCCTCCGGCTCCACACCGACGCTCCCCAGGGTGCTGAGGGCCCAATGGATCCGGAGGAGGTGTGA
- the zgc:175214 gene encoding RING finger protein 122 isoform X2 — MTSEIYHLPLNVYVIVLGIGLFVFMLSLIFCCYLFRLKQQGTREQFSYNEVVLKGASKKLSLLGQTCAVCLEEFRTRDELGVCSCSHAFHKKCLLKWLEIRSVCPMCNKPILRLHTDAPQGAEGPMDPEEV; from the exons ATGACGTCTGAGATCTATCACCTCCCGCTCAATGTGTATGTCATTGTGCTGGGCATCGGCCTCTTCGTCTTCATGCTCAGCCTCATCTTCTGCTGCTACCTTTTCAG GTTGAAACAACAAGGAACAAGGGAGCAGTTCAGCTACAATGAG GTGGTGCTGAAGGGAGCCAGCAAGAAACTGAGCCTTCTCGGA CAAACCTGTGCGGTGTGTCTGGAGGAATTCAGGACCAGAGATGAACTGGGAGTGTGTTCATGCTCACATGCATTTCACAAGAA GTGCCTGCTTAAGTGGCTGGAGATCCGCAGCGTGTGCCCCATGTGTAACAAACCCATCCTCCGGCTCCACACCGACGCTCCCCAGGGTGCTGAGGGCCCAATGGATCCGGAGGAGGTGTGA
- the calhm1b gene encoding calcium homeostasis modulator protein 1 — MDKFRMMFQFLQSNQESFMNGICGIMALASAQMYSAFEFSCPCMPEYNYIYGIGLLIIPSIWFFLLGFVLNNNVSVLAEEWKRPTGKRIKDPTILRYMFCSITQRSLIAPAVWVSVTLMDGKSFLCAFSINLDIDKFGNYSLMTGMSEVEKMKLLARIPCKDLFEHHEIRVAASRYIKCISQACGWMFLLMMTFAAFLIRAIRPCFTQAAFLKTKYWSHYIDIERKMFDETCKEHAKSFAKVCIHQYFENISGEMRSFHNHHSSNDDTDKEEEDKRSDEEKLLGIRAQEDMNKVLWNWHTCKPALALRKDEMNGEYKGILNGEANGAANGFVKGHTPAVEKREWAVYYSKV, encoded by the exons ATGGATAAGTTTCGTATGATGTTTCAGTTCCTCCAATCCAACCAGGAATCTTTTATGAATGGCATCTGTGGTATCATGGCACTAGCTAGTGCACAGATGTACTCTGCCTTTGAGTTCAGCTGCCCCTGCATGCCAGAATACAACTACATCTATGGGATCGGACTGCTCATTATTCCATCTATATGGTTCTTTCTGCTAGGTTTTGTATTGAACAATAACGTGTCAGTGCTCGCAGAGGAGTGGAAAAGACCCACAGGGAAACGGATCAAGGATCCAACGATACTTCGCTACATGTTTTGCTCAATCACACAGAGGTCCTTGATAGCGCCTGCAGTGTGGGTGTCAGTCACTCTCATGGATGGGAAAAGCTTCCTTTGTGCTTTCAGCATCAACTTAGATATTGACAAATTTGGGAATTACAGTCTGATGACGGGGATGTCAGAAGTAGAGAAGATGAAACTGCTGGCAAGGATTCCATGCAAAGACCTATTTGAGCATCATGAAATAAGAGTGGCGGCATCACGATACATCAAGTGCATATCACAG GCATGTGGATGGATGTTTCTGCTCATGATGACCTTTGCGGCCTTCCTGATCCGAGCTATTCGACCATGCTTTACTCAGGCCGCCTTCCTCAAGACCAAGTACTGGTCCCACTACATAGACATTGAGCGCAAGATGTTTGATGAGACGTGTAAAGAGCATGCCAAGAGTTTCGCCAAGGTGTGCATCCACCAGTACTTCGAGAACATCAGTGGGGAGATGCGCAGCTTCCACAACCATCACTCCAGCAACGACGACACCGACAAAGAAGAGGAGGATAAGAGAAGTGATGAAGAAAAGCTTCTGGGTATCAGGGCCCAGGAGGACATGAACAAAGTTTTATGGAATTGGCACACCTGTAAGCCAGCTCTGGCTCTGAGAAAGGACGAAATGAACGGTGAATACAAAGGCATTCTGAATGGAGAGGCCAACGGAGCAGCAAACGGATTTGTAAAGGGACACACCCCTGCAGTGGAGAAAAGGGAATGGGCAGTGTACTACAGTAAGGTCTGA